The Streptococcus oralis Uo5 genome includes a window with the following:
- a CDS encoding tRNA (cytidine(34)-2'-O)-methyltransferase, producing MTNHIVLFEPQIPQNTGNIARTCAATNSPLHIIKPMGFPIDDRKMKRAGLDYWDKLEIYFYDSLEDFMSQMKGKLYLISKFAEKVYSEANLASSEDHYFLFGREDKGLPEDFMREHPEKALRIPMNDEHVRSLNVSNTVCMIVYEALRQQNFAGLELVHTYEADKLK from the coding sequence ATGACAAATCACATTGTATTATTTGAACCTCAGATTCCACAAAATACAGGTAACATTGCGCGTACTTGCGCTGCGACCAATTCTCCCCTCCACATCATCAAACCGATGGGATTTCCGATTGATGATCGGAAGATGAAGCGGGCTGGTTTGGACTACTGGGATAAGCTTGAGATTTATTTTTATGACAGTTTGGAAGATTTCATGTCTCAGATGAAGGGTAAACTCTATCTGATTTCGAAATTTGCGGAAAAGGTTTATTCTGAGGCGAATTTGGCAAGTAGTGAAGACCATTATTTTCTCTTTGGACGTGAAGACAAGGGCTTGCCTGAGGACTTTATGCGAGAACATCCTGAGAAAGCCCTCCGTATTCCTATGAACGATGAACATGTCCGCAGTCTCAATGTTTCCAATACCGTCTGCATGATCGTCTACGAAGCACTCCGTCAGCAAAATTTTGCAGGTCTTGAGCTTGTTCACACCTATGAAGCAGATAAATTGAAATAA
- a CDS encoding phosphatase PAP2 family protein, whose protein sequence is MRDKQTFLMKGSFALLLFVLLGYMVKFYPETLVGFDQPIQTALRGDLPDYLTVLFRALTHLIDIPVIITWVAIAAFIFYRKQWKIESYFMAGNLALAGLLIVTFKNIYQRPRPAILHLVEEMGFSFPSGHSLAVTLMVGTLIVILSQRIKDSVWRKIVQIVLGFYLVSVLLSRVYLGVHYPSDVLASFCVGLGVLFIEFPFYDKLRFQWRFKGKQK, encoded by the coding sequence ATGAGAGATAAACAAACATTTTTAATGAAGGGCAGTTTTGCCCTTTTACTTTTCGTCCTTCTTGGCTATATGGTTAAGTTCTATCCTGAAACGCTGGTCGGATTTGATCAACCGATTCAGACTGCTCTTCGTGGGGACTTGCCAGATTATTTGACAGTTCTATTCCGTGCGCTTACGCATTTGATTGATATCCCAGTAATCATTACCTGGGTTGCCATCGCAGCCTTTATCTTTTATCGTAAGCAGTGGAAGATAGAAAGCTACTTCATGGCGGGTAATCTAGCCTTAGCCGGTCTTTTAATCGTGACCTTTAAAAATATCTACCAGCGCCCACGGCCAGCTATTTTACACTTGGTAGAGGAGATGGGATTTTCTTTTCCAAGTGGCCATTCTCTGGCTGTAACTTTGATGGTAGGGACTCTGATTGTCATTCTCAGTCAACGGATTAAAGATTCGGTTTGGAGAAAAATTGTGCAAATCGTCCTTGGCTTCTACCTAGTCAGTGTGCTGCTATCTCGGGTCTATCTGGGAGTTCACTACCCATCAGATGTTCTAGCCAGTTTCTGTGTGGGCTTAGGAGTCTTGTTTATCGAGTTTCCCTTCTATGACAAGCTTCGCTTCCAATGGCGATTTAAAGGCAAGCAGAAGTGA
- a CDS encoding ECF transporter S component, with translation MTNTRRLSTIAILSAISFVLMYFDFPLLPAATFLKIEFSILPVLVGLVVMDLPAALGILLLRSLLKLLLNSQGVNTYIGLPMNIVALGVFVIAFGLIWKKERSTLRFLLASLVGTIGLTSAMLVLNYVYAVPLYAQFANFDIREIIGLSNYLMTMVLPFNLIEGVIFAVSFWLLYVLLKPTLKHYER, from the coding sequence ATGACAAACACACGTCGACTTTCGACCATTGCGATTTTATCAGCCATTTCATTTGTGCTGATGTACTTTGACTTTCCGCTCTTGCCAGCGGCGACCTTCCTCAAGATCGAGTTTAGTATCTTGCCAGTCCTTGTGGGCTTGGTGGTCATGGATTTGCCTGCTGCTCTCGGGATTCTCTTGCTTCGATCACTCTTGAAGTTGCTTCTCAATAGCCAGGGAGTGAATACTTACATTGGCTTGCCAATGAATATCGTAGCCTTGGGAGTTTTTGTTATCGCTTTTGGTTTGATTTGGAAAAAGGAACGTAGCACCCTTCGTTTCCTACTAGCATCTCTGGTGGGAACTATTGGGTTGACTTCTGCCATGTTGGTTCTCAACTATGTCTATGCGGTTCCTTTATACGCGCAGTTTGCCAACTTTGATATTAGAGAAATTATAGGACTTTCTAACTACTTGATGACCATGGTTTTACCTTTTAACCTGATTGAGGGTGTAATCTTTGCCGTTTCATTCTGGTTGTTATATGTCCTCTTGAAACCAACCTTAAAACATTATGAGAGATAA
- the pheT gene encoding phenylalanine--tRNA ligase subunit beta, whose protein sequence is MLVSYKWLKELVDIDVPSQELAEKMSTTGIEVEGVESSAAGLSKIVVGEVLSCEDVPETHLHVCQVNVGEEEARQIVCGAPNVRAGIKVMVALPGARIADNYKIKKGKIRGLESLGMICSLGELGISDSVVPKEFADGIQILPEDAVPGEEVFSYLDLDDEIIELSITPNRADALSMRGVAYEVAAIYDKAVSFKEFSLSETDQAAADALSVGIETDKAPYYAARILDNVTIAPSPQWLQNLLMNEGIRPINNVVDVTNYILLYFGQPMHAFDLDTFEGTDIRVREARAGEKLVTLDGEERDLEANDLVITVADKPVALAGVMGGQATEISENSSRVVLEAAVFNGKSIRKTSGRLNLRSESSSRFEKGINVATVNEALDAAASMIADLAGATVRKGIVSAGELDTSDVEVSSTLADVNRVLGTELSYADVEDVFRRLGFGLSGNAESFTVSVPRRRWDITIEADLFEEIARIYGYDRLPTSLPKDDGTAGELTATQKLRRQVRTIAEGAGLTEIITYALTTPEKAVEFTAQPSNLTELMWPMTVDRSVLRQNMVSGILDTVAYNVARKNKNLALYEIGKVFEQTGNPKEELPNEINSFAFALTGLVAEKDFQTAAVPVDFFYAKGILEALFDRLGLEVTYTATAEIASLHPGRTAVISLGDQVLGFLGQVHPVTAKAYDIPETYVAELNLSAIEAALQPAAPFVEITKFPAVSRDMALLLKAEVTHQEVVDAIQAAGVKRLTDIKLFDVFSGEKLGVGMKSMAYSLTFQNPEDSLTDEEVARYMEKIQASLEEKVNAEVR, encoded by the coding sequence ATGCTTGTATCTTATAAATGGTTAAAAGAATTGGTGGACATTGATGTGCCATCACAAGAGTTGGCTGAGAAAATGTCAACTACAGGGATCGAGGTCGAAGGTGTCGAATCATCGGCTGCTGGTCTCTCAAAAATTGTCGTCGGTGAGGTTTTGTCTTGCGAAGATGTGCCAGAAACACACTTGCATGTCTGTCAGGTTAACGTTGGCGAAGAAGAAGCCCGTCAAATCGTTTGTGGTGCCCCAAATGTGCGTGCTGGTATCAAGGTCATGGTGGCTCTTCCAGGAGCTCGCATCGCTGATAACTACAAGATCAAAAAAGGGAAAATCCGCGGTCTTGAGTCACTTGGGATGATTTGTTCACTGGGTGAGTTGGGGATTTCTGACTCCGTTGTACCAAAGGAATTCGCAGATGGCATCCAAATCTTGCCAGAAGATGCCGTTCCAGGTGAGGAAGTCTTCTCTTACCTAGACTTAGATGATGAAATCATCGAGCTTTCTATTACACCCAACCGTGCGGACGCTCTTTCTATGCGTGGGGTGGCGTACGAAGTAGCAGCTATCTATGACAAGGCAGTTAGCTTTAAAGAGTTTTCTCTTTCAGAAACAGATCAAGCTGCAGCAGATGCTCTTTCTGTAGGTATTGAGACAGACAAGGCGCCTTACTATGCGGCCCGTATCTTGGATAATGTGACCATCGCACCAAGTCCACAATGGTTGCAAAACCTCCTTATGAACGAAGGTATCCGTCCAATTAACAATGTCGTAGACGTAACCAACTACATCCTGCTTTACTTTGGTCAACCGATGCATGCCTTTGACTTGGATACCTTTGAAGGGACCGACATCCGTGTGCGTGAAGCGCGTGCTGGTGAAAAATTGGTGACCTTGGACGGTGAAGAGCGTGACTTGGAAGCAAATGACTTAGTCATCACTGTCGCAGACAAGCCAGTAGCCCTTGCAGGTGTCATGGGTGGTCAAGCAACAGAAATCTCTGAAAATTCTAGTCGTGTTGTCCTTGAAGCAGCTGTTTTCAATGGCAAATCGATCCGCAAGACTAGCGGACGCCTCAACCTTCGTTCTGAGTCGTCTTCTCGCTTTGAAAAAGGCATCAATGTGGCAACTGTTAATGAAGCCCTTGATGCGGCGGCTAGCATGATTGCTGATCTTGCAGGTGCGACGGTGCGTAAGGGCATCGTTTCAGCGGGGGAGCTTGACACTTCAGATGTGGAAGTTTCTTCAACCCTTGCAGACGTTAACCGCGTCCTTGGTACGGAGCTTTCCTATGCTGATGTGGAAGATGTCTTCCGTCGTCTTGGCTTTGGCCTTTCTGGCAATGCAGAAAGCTTTACAGTCAGCGTTCCACGTCGTCGTTGGGATATCACCATCGAAGCGGACCTCTTTGAAGAAATCGCTCGTATCTATGGTTATGATCGCTTGCCAACTAGTCTTCCAAAAGATGACGGTACAGCTGGCGAATTGACTGCGACACAAAAATTGCGTCGCCAAGTTCGTACCATCGCTGAAGGAGCAGGTTTGACAGAAATCATTACCTACGCTCTGACAACGCCTGAAAAAGCAGTTGAGTTCACAGCTCAACCAAGTAACCTTACAGAACTCATGTGGCCAATGACAGTGGACCGTTCTGTCCTCCGCCAAAATATGGTCTCAGGTATCCTTGATACAGTTGCTTACAACGTAGCGCGTAAGAACAAAAACTTGGCCCTTTACGAGATTGGAAAAGTCTTTGAACAAACAGGCAATCCAAAAGAAGAATTACCAAACGAAATCAACAGTTTTGCCTTTGCCTTAACAGGCTTGGTTGCTGAAAAAGATTTCCAAACGGCAGCAGTTCCAGTTGATTTCTTCTATGCTAAGGGAATCTTAGAAGCGCTCTTTGATCGTTTGGGACTTGAAGTGACCTATACAGCAACAGCTGAGATTGCAAGTCTCCACCCAGGACGTACGGCCGTGATTTCACTCGGCGACCAAGTTCTTGGTTTCCTTGGCCAAGTGCATCCAGTCACTGCCAAGGCTTATGATATTCCGGAAACGTATGTAGCGGAGCTTAACCTTTCAGCTATCGAAGCTGCCCTTCAACCAGCTGCTCCATTTGTAGAAATCACTAAATTCCCAGCAGTCAGTCGTGACATGGCTCTACTCCTCAAGGCAGAAGTCACTCATCAAGAAGTTGTAGACGCTATCCAAGCTGCAGGCGTGAAACGTTTGACAGATATCAAACTCTTTGACGTCTTCTCAGGCGAAAAACTGGGAGTTGGCATGAAGTCAATGGCCTATAGCTTGACCTTCCAAAATCCAGAAGATAGCTTAACAGACGAAGAAGTCGCACGCTATATGGAAAAAATCCAAGCATCACTC
- the pheS gene encoding phenylalanine--tRNA ligase subunit alpha codes for MSTIEEQLKALREETLASLKQITAENEKEMQDLRVSVLGKKGSLTEILKGMKDVSAEMRPIIGKHVNEARDVLTAAFEETAKLLEEKKVAAQLASESIDVTLPGRPVATGHRHVLTQTSEEIEDIFIGMGYQVVDGFEVEQDYYNFERMNLPKDHPARDMQDTFYITEEILLRTHTSPVQARAMDAHDFSKGPLKMISPGRVFRRDTDDATHSHQFHQIEGLVVGKNISMADLQGTLQLIVQKMFGEERQIRLRPSYFPFTEPSVEVDVSCFKCGGEGCNVCKKTGWIEIMGAGMVHPRVLEMSGIDATVYSGFAFGLGQERVAMLRYGINDIRGFYQGDVRFSEQFK; via the coding sequence ATGTCAACTATTGAAGAACAATTAAAAGCGCTTCGCGAAGAAACGCTGGCTAGCTTGAAGCAGATTACTGCTGAAAATGAAAAAGAGATGCAAGACTTGCGTGTCTCTGTCCTTGGTAAAAAAGGGTCGCTTACTGAAATCCTCAAAGGGATGAAGGATGTCTCTGCTGAGATGCGTCCAATCATCGGGAAACACGTCAATGAAGCGCGTGATGTCTTGACAGCGGCCTTTGAAGAAACAGCTAAGCTCTTGGAAGAAAAGAAAGTCGCAGCTCAACTAGCAAGTGAGAGCATCGATGTGACACTTCCAGGTCGCCCAGTTGCGACGGGTCACCGTCACGTTTTGACACAAACCAGTGAAGAAATCGAAGATATTTTCATTGGGATGGGTTACCAAGTCGTGGATGGTTTTGAAGTGGAGCAAGACTACTACAACTTCGAGCGTATGAACCTTCCAAAAGACCATCCAGCCCGTGATATGCAGGACACTTTCTACATCACAGAAGAAATCTTACTCCGTACTCACACGTCTCCAGTTCAGGCCCGTGCTATGGATGCTCATGATTTTTCAAAAGGTCCTTTGAAAATGATCTCACCAGGACGTGTGTTCCGTCGTGATACGGACGATGCAACCCACAGTCACCAGTTCCACCAAATCGAAGGCTTGGTTGTTGGAAAAAACATCTCTATGGCAGACCTTCAAGGAACCCTTCAGTTGATTGTTCAAAAAATGTTCGGTGAAGAGCGTCAGATCCGTCTGCGTCCATCTTATTTCCCATTCACAGAGCCATCTGTTGAAGTGGATGTTTCCTGCTTCAAGTGTGGTGGAGAAGGCTGTAACGTATGTAAGAAAACAGGTTGGATCGAAATCATGGGTGCCGGTATGGTTCACCCACGTGTCCTTGAAATGAGTGGCATCGATGCGACTGTTTATTCTGGCTTTGCCTTTGGTCTTGGACAAGAGCGTGTCGCTATGCTCCGTTACGGAATCAACGATATCCGCGGATTCTATCAAGGAGATGTCCGCTTCTCAGAACAGTTTAAATAA
- a CDS encoding GNAT family N-acetyltransferase, whose translation MIRKVEKADIGMLSKIAKQTFRETFAHDNTEEQLQEYFEKTYSLRVLSTELENPDSETYFIMHEEEIAGFLKVNWGSAQTERELEDAFEIQRLYVLQKFQGFGLGKQLFEFALELATKNSFSWAWLGVWEHNTKAQAFYNRYGFEKFSQHHFMVGQKVDTDWLLKKKLR comes from the coding sequence ATGATTAGAAAAGTAGAAAAGGCAGATATTGGGATGTTGTCCAAAATTGCCAAACAAACCTTTCGTGAAACATTTGCTCATGATAATACGGAAGAGCAGTTACAGGAATACTTTGAAAAGACTTATAGTCTGAGAGTTTTGTCAACTGAGTTGGAAAATCCAGATTCCGAAACCTATTTCATTATGCATGAAGAGGAGATAGCTGGTTTTCTCAAAGTCAACTGGGGAAGTGCTCAGACTGAGAGAGAATTAGAGGATGCTTTTGAAATTCAACGCCTCTATGTGCTACAAAAATTCCAAGGATTTGGACTAGGTAAGCAACTGTTTGAATTCGCTCTTGAACTTGCTACCAAAAATAGTTTTTCCTGGGCTTGGTTGGGTGTTTGGGAGCATAATACAAAAGCTCAAGCGTTTTATAACCGATATGGTTTTGAAAAATTTAGCCAACATCATTTTATGGTTGGTCAAAAAGTAGATACAGATTGGTTACTGAAAAAGAAATTAAGGTAA